A portion of the Macrobrachium nipponense isolate FS-2020 chromosome 12, ASM1510439v2, whole genome shotgun sequence genome contains these proteins:
- the LOC135224843 gene encoding neurofilament medium polypeptide-like, which produces MEEDEESTASVEQGKMEASGKMEPLSKRRKADRSPPPRSPPKARKRLPRQAKANAVDRIHKMYGVPAKRTEPGQNAAAKKDEMKERANEKVEEKVKKEAEATEAMQTNISPDEPQQKKLGKRKGKKEPPKKQAEEKQKKEKKMEAPKNHAEKKKNKKKKEEPPKKQAEKRKRKGAKRPKKQEKEAQKPEAVTMSEAVVAELLKQGKELGAGAYGTVYKVVHKGEVAVLKVANSRQWNVKAVFRKEANVLQALNGAGGAPLLFGTCSKPAAILMEYCAGEEFFSFINDSKNSPSLALGILPDVARKLHQIHLAGYVHVDLKTDNVMVHVPEGKGKKQVKPRIIDFGLAVERGKEIELYPNMSDSIYPPEYTEGAPAQPSGDVYSMGCLIEDTIYAFTDHIPQHYEEIINMAKNENPKLRPTVPKLVKLLEAARKKPNLQ; this is translated from the coding sequence atggaGGAGGACGAGGAATCGACAGCATCCGTCGAGCAGGGGAAAATGGAGGCTTCAGGCAAGATGGAGCCCCTGAGCAAAAGACGGAAGGCGGACCGAAGCCCTCCTCCTCGCAGTCCACCAAAGGCACGGAAAAGGCTACCCCGGCAGGCAAAGGCAAACGCAGTGGACAGAATCCACAAAATGTATGGCGTCCCGGCCAAGAGAACCGAGCCGGGCCAAAATGCAGCTGCCAAGAAGGACGAAATGAAAGAGAGGGCGAATGAAAAGGTTGAGGAAAAAGTGAAGAAAGAGGCAGAAGCAACAGAAGCAATGCAAACGAACATTTCCCCCGACGAACCTCAACAGAAGAAGCTggggaaaaggaaagggaaaaaggaGCCTCCAAAGAAGCAGGCTgaggaaaaacagaagaaagagaagaaaatggaGGCTCCAAAGAACCatgccgagaagaagaagaataagaagaagaaagaggagccTCCGAAGAAACAGGccgagaagagaaagaggaaaggtgCGAAAAGACCCAAAAAGCAGGAGAAGGAGGCTCAGAAACCCGAAGCCGTAACGATGAGTGAGGCTGTGGTGGCTGAGCTCCTCAAGCAAGGAAAGGAGCTGGGTGCTGGGGCCTATGGAACCGTTTACAAGGTCGTCCACAAGGGAGAAGTAGCCGTGCTGAAAGTGGCTAATTCCCGCCAGTGGAATGTGAAAGCGGTTTTCAGAAAAGAAGCGAATGTTCTTCAGGCCCTCAATGGCGCAGGAGGTGCTCCTCTGCTGTTTGGCACCTGTAGCAAACCAGCAGCGATCCTCATGGAGTATTGTGCTGGCGAAGAGTTCTTCTCATTTATAAACGACTCGAAGAACTCTCCTTCCCTCGCTTTGGGAATCCTTCCGGACGTTGCGAGAAAGCTGCACCAGATCCACTTGGCAGGATACGTCCACGTGGATTTGAAGACAGATAACGTCATGGTCCACGTCCCAGAAGGCAAGGGCAAGAAACAGGTGAAGCCCAGGATAATCGACTTCGGATTAGCTGTAGAAAGGGGAAAGGAAATCGAGCTATATCCGAATATGTCCGATTCCATCTACCCGCCCGAGTACACGGAAGGTGCGCCAGCGCAGCCCTCTGGGGACGTCTATTCCATGGGATGTCTTATTGAGGATACGATCTACGCCTTCACAGATCACATCCCACAGCACTACGAGGAAATTATAAACATGGCGAAGAACGAAAATCCAAAACTTCGACCAACCGTCCCAAAGCTAGTGAAACTGCTGGAAGCAGCGAGAAAAAAGCCCAACCTTCAATAG